In a genomic window of Thermodesulfobacteriota bacterium:
- a CDS encoding tetratricopeptide repeat protein: MKCAGNNSTLFLNPLASLFLFLLLLVTLAVNLAVPIREGDLWWQMAYGRYLLANNTLIPDHTAFSWTPSDGSIIYCAWIAEIFLYVLYKIGGLATLYLLKYGCFLFFLYILWRQALKYQINSLPLTWLICLLSLLMIDQAAYIKPEIFSFVFILLTAWTWENFKSTDKHGYSCYLFPFYILLWVNIHGGFIFGLTYLVCLGCGEILNILFSSQQKLPLKKQTRFFFSLFLCFVAIFITPYGWKYPIQLVNNLFLGGLDVEHYEMVFAYKSILDRQLWPLHFIDYLVLAIIIFLFLLVVNIRKRGIDYSLILSNIIFLWLFTRFLRTTYFWGVIFAFSGFNLLYQLEPQKALWNKQRQKFTKYFIVILFLFLAFRSNYESVFCLHGPNWLGFGNSYINPQDESRFIKENFAGLRLGNDYDTGGYLLWDLWPDTKVFIDPRYFPFRDWFVEYREFVSGKNPSFIDKFPCDVWCLNLIYPVVSDFLQSNNWRLVYYGPSACIFARKELLKGNPAIQVSDSLSNIKSLAQAMIALQFTVRINDLNTSKKIVDSFNFNKFIPTHRSLVAQAYNSFGGVLLKNHQYDEAKKYFDKSLKLAPQYAPAYGNLGAASFIEERYDKAIEYYNIAIAIEPTNPEYYFNLALIMQSQGDVENAVINYRHSLRLDPNQANIYFFLGNIFLDKNNNQESIAYFLEALKISPNFLPVLIKLGQIYYQNREYNKSIEYFKRVLELQPDLKKTYFNIACLYAKLNDLDMAIHWLQLAVDKGYDNWDNIKKDPDLNSIRQTDDYRRIIESSPPL, from the coding sequence ATGAAATGCGCTGGAAATAATTCAACCTTATTCCTGAATCCCCTCGCTTCGCTATTTCTTTTTCTATTATTACTGGTCACACTCGCGGTGAATCTCGCCGTTCCTATCCGGGAAGGTGATCTGTGGTGGCAAATGGCATATGGGCGCTATCTGTTAGCCAACAACACGCTGATACCCGACCATACGGCTTTCTCCTGGACACCATCAGACGGCAGCATCATCTATTGCGCCTGGATTGCCGAAATATTTCTTTATGTTTTATATAAAATCGGCGGGCTCGCCACTCTCTATCTACTTAAATACGGTTGTTTTCTTTTCTTCCTATATATACTCTGGCGCCAGGCTCTCAAATATCAGATCAATTCACTCCCGCTCACATGGCTTATTTGTCTCTTAAGCCTCCTGATGATTGACCAGGCGGCTTATATCAAGCCTGAAATCTTCTCGTTTGTATTTATTCTTCTAACCGCCTGGACCTGGGAAAATTTTAAAAGTACGGATAAGCATGGTTATTCCTGTTACCTTTTCCCCTTCTATATATTACTTTGGGTTAATATCCATGGAGGGTTTATTTTCGGATTGACTTATCTTGTCTGTCTTGGCTGCGGGGAAATATTAAATATATTATTTTCCTCTCAGCAGAAACTACCTCTCAAAAAACAGACGCGCTTTTTCTTTTCACTGTTTCTTTGTTTTGTTGCGATATTCATAACGCCATATGGATGGAAGTATCCGATCCAATTGGTTAACAACCTTTTTTTAGGCGGATTGGATGTCGAACATTATGAAATGGTTTTTGCCTACAAATCGATTTTAGACAGACAGCTATGGCCCCTTCATTTTATTGATTATCTGGTTCTGGCCATCATTATATTTCTCTTTTTATTAGTGGTGAATATCAGGAAAAGAGGAATTGACTATTCACTGATTCTTTCCAATATTATTTTTTTATGGCTTTTTACCCGTTTTCTGCGTACCACATACTTCTGGGGTGTCATTTTTGCTTTCAGTGGTTTTAATCTGCTTTACCAGCTTGAGCCGCAGAAGGCGCTGTGGAATAAGCAACGGCAAAAATTTACCAAGTATTTTATTGTTATCCTGTTCCTGTTTCTCGCGTTTAGGAGCAATTACGAATCCGTCTTTTGTTTGCATGGCCCCAACTGGTTGGGTTTTGGTAACAGTTATATAAACCCCCAAGACGAGTCCCGTTTTATCAAAGAAAATTTTGCCGGTTTACGCCTTGGCAATGACTATGACACGGGTGGATACTTGTTGTGGGATCTCTGGCCTGATACAAAAGTTTTCATTGACCCCCGCTATTTCCCTTTTCGTGACTGGTTTGTTGAATACCGTGAATTTGTCTCCGGCAAAAATCCATCCTTTATTGACAAGTTTCCCTGTGATGTGTGGTGTCTTAACCTGATATATCCTGTTGTCAGCGATTTCTTGCAATCCAATAACTGGAGATTAGTATACTACGGCCCTTCAGCCTGCATATTCGCTAGAAAAGAATTGTTAAAAGGCAACCCGGCGATACAGGTTTCTGATTCTCTATCAAACATCAAATCACTTGCCCAGGCTATGATCGCCCTTCAGTTCACGGTAAGGATTAATGATCTAAATACATCCAAAAAAATTGTCGATAGTTTTAATTTCAACAAATTTATTCCCACACACCGATCCCTGGTTGCCCAGGCATACAATTCATTCGGTGGCGTCCTTCTAAAGAATCATCAATATGACGAAGCAAAAAAATATTTTGACAAATCATTAAAACTCGCTCCCCAATATGCCCCTGCTTATGGCAATCTGGGAGCCGCGTCTTTTATCGAGGAAAGGTATGATAAGGCAATAGAGTATTATAATATAGCGATAGCAATTGAGCCTACCAACCCGGAATATTACTTCAATCTTGCCTTGATTATGCAATCTCAGGGTGACGTTGAAAATGCCGTTATAAACTACCGGCATTCCTTGCGATTGGATCCCAATCAGGCCAATATCTATTTTTTTCTCGGAAATATTTTTTTAGACAAGAATAATAATCAAGAATCTATTGCGTATTTTCTTGAGGCATTAAAAATATCTCCGAATTTTCTTCCAGTTTTAATCAAGTTGGGGCAGATATATTATCAAAACAGGGAATATAATAAATCCATCGAATATTTTAAGAGAGTTTTAGAACTACAGCCTGATTTAAAAAAGACATACTTTAATATTGCCTGTTTATATGCAAAACTGAATGATCTTGACATGGCCATTCACTGGCTGCAGCTTGCTGTAGATAAGGGATACGATAACTGGGATAATATAAAAAAAGACCCGGACTTGAACAGCATCAGGCAGACTGATGATTACCGGCGTATCATTGAATCTTCCCCCCCGCTGTGA
- a CDS encoding tetratricopeptide repeat protein — MGHISQRKLTFQQLNAHGETVFPSSRSGLLTVIFTLSLFFTVVNFGTRPITDGDIWFHLSYGKYIVKNHTLVVDHQAFTWTPAGKDIPYATWLAQIFFYLCYQIGGLSLLFVFRYAVYILHLFFLIRYARTRMIIDQPMTWFIILLSLTITICASNIKPNLFSCLYMTVLVFLWFQLKTASIRERGRCYILPVLMLVWVNTHGGWIFGYTYLICVCIGELLNIFTSPDKTLQPVIQKHFFISFALCSIALFVTPHGWKYPAYILAELLDKPGIQNHLNVIMEYQSLFQIMGINAGARRAAISYLLYFLISVVIIMVLLWTQLKSRAPDWTIVLPMLLFSGLYLTFIRTMFLHAPVFAFSSFYLISSVRFSPVLSRWKRVMAHRLPLILFVGVLLSVNIMNGERFSGLRLGFGTLCPLPVEESGFIKEHYSGRDIGNDDNSGSYLSWVLWPEIKTMIDARYFPFKDWYGQYLKFIDGVDVEAFLQKHPCDLWCLEIGSGVIPYFVNSSDWELIFYGPSCCIFVKKGSQSVDARDRSVAKTINEVSEHRHFRRLFDFTVMIKDYDTAQSLIEDTNIIRHNLKLKSELYAILGRSAYNEKAKDKTIEFCLKAIKEHPANIYALMTAGICYHSRGDLLSAEKYYRRVLEVDPDCHQARTLLENITAGGKIQ; from the coding sequence ATGGGCCATATCAGCCAGCGGAAACTAACTTTTCAACAACTGAATGCCCACGGGGAAACGGTTTTTCCCTCATCCCGGTCCGGTTTATTGACCGTCATTTTTACCCTGTCGCTGTTTTTTACCGTCGTCAACTTCGGTACCCGGCCCATAACCGACGGTGATATCTGGTTCCATCTTTCTTATGGTAAATATATCGTCAAGAACCATACGCTGGTAGTCGATCATCAGGCGTTTACCTGGACGCCTGCCGGTAAAGATATCCCTTACGCGACCTGGCTGGCGCAGATCTTTTTTTATCTGTGTTACCAGATAGGCGGCCTGTCGCTGTTATTTGTATTCCGCTACGCTGTTTATATCCTCCATCTGTTTTTTCTGATCAGGTATGCCAGAACGCGGATGATTATCGATCAACCGATGACCTGGTTTATCATCTTATTATCCCTGACCATTACGATTTGCGCCAGCAACATAAAGCCCAATCTGTTTTCATGCCTTTATATGACCGTGCTGGTTTTTCTCTGGTTTCAGTTGAAAACGGCTTCCATCAGGGAACGCGGTCGATGTTATATCCTGCCTGTTTTGATGCTGGTCTGGGTTAACACTCATGGCGGGTGGATATTCGGTTATACGTATTTGATTTGCGTTTGTATCGGAGAACTTCTGAATATTTTTACTTCCCCTGATAAAACGCTCCAGCCGGTTATTCAAAAACATTTTTTTATTTCATTCGCCCTGTGTTCAATTGCCCTGTTTGTCACCCCGCATGGGTGGAAATACCCCGCCTATATTCTGGCTGAACTGCTGGACAAGCCTGGAATTCAGAACCACTTGAATGTAATTATGGAATATCAGTCATTGTTTCAAATAATGGGTATAAACGCCGGAGCCAGACGGGCAGCAATCAGTTATCTGCTGTACTTTTTGATATCTGTTGTCATCATCATGGTTTTGCTTTGGACTCAGCTCAAGTCCCGTGCTCCGGATTGGACAATCGTCCTTCCCATGCTTCTTTTTTCGGGGTTGTACCTGACATTTATCAGAACGATGTTTCTGCATGCCCCGGTTTTCGCTTTCAGTTCATTTTATCTTATATCATCCGTTCGTTTCTCACCGGTTTTATCAAGATGGAAACGGGTGATGGCTCATCGCTTACCGCTGATATTATTCGTGGGGGTATTGTTATCTGTAAATATAATGAATGGGGAACGTTTTTCCGGTCTCCGGCTTGGTTTTGGAACGCTGTGCCCCCTGCCGGTAGAGGAATCCGGATTTATAAAGGAACATTACTCCGGAAGAGACATCGGCAATGATGACAATAGCGGCAGTTACCTTTCATGGGTGCTATGGCCGGAGATAAAAACAATGATCGATGCAAGATACTTTCCTTTTAAGGACTGGTATGGACAATATCTGAAATTCATTGATGGTGTGGATGTAGAGGCTTTTCTGCAAAAGCACCCGTGTGATCTCTGGTGTCTGGAAATCGGTTCCGGTGTTATTCCTTATTTTGTTAACTCAAGCGACTGGGAGTTAATATTCTATGGACCGTCTTGTTGTATTTTTGTGAAAAAAGGCAGTCAATCGGTTGATGCCCGGGATAGAAGTGTTGCCAAAACCATCAACGAAGTCAGCGAGCACAGGCACTTCAGGCGCCTTTTTGATTTTACGGTGATGATCAAGGATTATGACACCGCTCAATCACTTATAGAAGATACGAACATCATACGGCATAATCTCAAACTGAAAAGTGAGCTATATGCCATTCTGGGAAGAAGTGCATATAATGAAAAGGCCAAAGATAAAACGATAGAATTCTGTCTTAAGGCGATCAAGGAACATCCCGCTAATATTTATGCGCTCATGACAGCAGGGATCTGTTACCATTCCAGGGGTGATCTGCTGTCGGCCGAAAAATATTATCGCAGAGTTTTAGAGGTCGATCCTGATTGTCATCAAGCCAGGACTCTTCTGGAGAATATCACAGCGGGGGGGAAGATTCAATGA